The following DNA comes from Fusarium verticillioides 7600 chromosome 9, whole genome shotgun sequence.
CATTTGAGTCAATCCAGGACATGTACCAGTGTACACAGATGCAAAAgtccttcctcttcagtcCTGGGACTGGTTCCCCACGACCTCTCACGCCTTTCTACATTGACTTCCCAGTCGACTCAGACCCAGCCACTCTTGTCAGGGCCTGCCAATCCCTCATTCAGCACATCGACATGTTCAGAACAGCCTTTGTGCTAGCTTCAGGCCAGCTCTACCAAGTGGttctgaagcatctcgacGTGCCGATTGAGACGATTATCACTAACCAAAACGTCAACACTGCCACCAACGATTTCCTAGATGAGCATGCCCAGGACCCCATTCGTCTTGGAGAGTCGTTGATTCGCATCGCTATTCTCAAGCAGCCATCTTCAGTTCGTGTACTACTGCGACTATCACACGCTTTGTATGATGGCTTGAGTTTAGAGCCCATCGTGCGTAACCTGcacatcctcttcaacgGCATGTCACTTCTTCCACCGACGCAGTTCAGGCGGTACATGGAGTATACAGCCAGCAGTCAAGAGAAGGGTTTTGAGTTTTGGCGTGACGTGATTGCCGATTCTCCTATGACTGTTTTGACCAATACGAGTAACGCGGCTTGTTATCGGGAGGTGTCACCTTCGAAGACCTTGCACTTGTCAAAGATCGTCGACGTTCCCAGCCAGGCCATCCGCAGCAGCATCGCTACGCAGGCGACGGTGTTCAACTCGGCTTGTGCTTTGGTGCTCTCGAAAGAGTCTGGGTCTAGCGATGTTGTCTTCGGTCGCATTGTCTCAGGTCGTCAGGGATTACCGGTCAATTGCCAGGACATCATCGGCCCTTGCACAAACGCCGTTCCCGTTCGCGCACACATAGGCACAGACGAGAATCATCACCAGATGCTTCGCGACATGCAAGATCAATACCTACGAAGCTTGCCATTTGAGACCCTCGGCTTCGAGGAGATCAAACGCAACTGCACAGACTGGCCTGACTCTACCACGAATTTCGCATGCTGTGTTACATACCATAACTTTGAGTATCATCCCGAGAGTGAAGTGGATCAGCAACATGTTGAGATGGGGGTCTTGTCGAAGCATGTTGAACTCAGGAAGGATGAGCCGCTGTATGACTTGGCAATAGTGGGAGAGGTTGAGCCTGATgggatgagcttgaaggttACGATTATTGCGAGAGCGCATTtttttgaggaggagagggtgCGATTTTTCTTGGAGGAGGCTTGCAACACATTTCAGACGTTGAACCTTTCTTTGTAACATGTCTCGGTAAAGATGGAGGAAAAGATTCAATCGCGCATGTCATGGCTTAGGCTCTTTATGTAAAACGGCTTAAGACACCTTTACCAATCTGTATAAAAACTTCCATACCAATAGTAACATACAAGCGAGCAGCAAACCTCTGTATATTCTTACCACATATCTCTAAATCCATCCCCTTCTTCTACTTTCCGCTATCAGTCTCGGGCTAAACACCACGCAGCCAGCCTAGTCTTCaatctccaacttcttctgtgccaacctcaagagcCAGTTCGTCTCACCGACCTTACTCTCGTACATGGAGAGCGTCTCTGTAATTGAATCCTGCAATCCAAGAGCTGTCTTCTTAGCGTACTCCATCCCCCCAGCGGCGATCATATCCTTCAGAGCGAGCTTGCGAACTTCGGGGCACAGTCCATTGCCGCACTTGCGCTGCTGGAGTATGCTCAGAAGGCGGCCCTGTTCAGGCGACTTGGTGGCGAGAGCGTGGATAAGTGGAAGGGATATCTTGCCTTCGCCAATTTCTTCGGCAAAACCTTTCTTTTCCGTGTACTGTACGTACAGTTAGCGAATGAGACTATGTCTATCGGGTTGCGTTTGAACATACCTCGTTACAGCAAAGGTTTTGGGATTCATCGCGTGGATAGATAGTTGTGTGATGTGATGCAGTAAGAAAGATTCTCAGGTGACAAGAGCTTCTGTTAAATAATTACAATTTCACATCTATTAGAAAGGCCGTGCTAAGGAGGCAATGGCAATGTTCCAGTCTTGCGGAGATGAGTCCGATGCCGCCGATGAGTGTTGATGCACTGAGCCTGTTATATCAAGGCTCCTTATCGGAGTAGACCACTTCGCACTGCGCCATGCTGCAGGGCTTTTATCCCAGGAGATTCGACTCCGTAGCCGCATAATTATCTGAATCAGTGTCTTGGAAGATCTTCAACCAGCCTCTCTATTGTAGGTATTTAGTATCTAGGATATAGCAGTTttatatatagttattaaaGTATTAGGGTATTTAGCTATTATAACTATACTAAATAGAGTAATTTAATCCTAGTATTTTCCTTAAGTTTAGACTATAGTTTAAGTAATTTAATTTTAGTAATTTAATACTAAAAGAATAACTTTCATATTACTTACTATATAATAACATATCCATTTTTTATAAAAGGCAATCTCGAGTCCCTTGCTTTATTTATTACTAGATAAGTCTTAACTATCTTAAAACTTATATTCTATAAAGCAAGGGGGCCAAGACCGACCGATCTTCAGGCTTTACTCAGGTAGGTGTTAAGGTTAGAAACCTTTCGTTAAAGCGCTAACAGGTTCCAGGACTTAATCAGTGATCTACCTTTAACGAGACAGCCGGGACCTAATCGGCGATCTGCCCTTGATAGGATGGCGTGGCTTATTTTCTGAGACAGCGGCTCGGGTATAAAGATTCTGAGCAGATCCAGTCTAGGTAGGGAGGGCTTATGCTACTGCAATTGGTTAAATCACCTAGTGAGCATATAGTTAACTCAACTCAGCCGCACTTTCTTATCTAGAATCAGATCATATACTGTCAAAGCGGCTATAGATACATTAATATACAGGCACTATGATGTCATTCCCTTATGCCCCTTTACACAAGTGGGGAGTGTCTATGTCATTCTAGAATATTTTCAGACTTTAAGCTTTGCTTTATGAGGTATTAGTAATAGGTGTTATAGAGACAGATGCTTATATTGCTTAAGACTAGCGATATTATTTCTTATATAATTTTGTTTATTTTACTGTTAATTCTAGACAGCTAATAGCGTATATCTACTTCCTAATACTCTTtcttactagctattaattaTTAGACAAATTACTATATATACTCTTCCCTATTATGCTCGAACCTGTTGCTTGCTAAAGTGATAAGTTATTCCCATTAACGGTAAGGCTAATAAATTACAGCAAGACTTAAAACAAGTATCACTCCTATCACCAAGATACCTCCAGTAGCCAACTTATCGACCCCGTTCTTCTCAGAGGTCTCGGTAGCTTTACTGCTATCCGCAGTTGCGGTCCCAGTAGAGCCTGATAAATCCCTGCTTGCACCGGAACTTCCATCGTTATCAGAGCTCCCCTTACTACCAGAATTGTCCTTGCCAACACCGGCAGCAGTGATAGTATAGACAGTTCCATCGCCACCGTTGGTGTACGAAAAGACCTTTCCGCTGGCCGGTGCCGTGACAGAGCCTGGGTCGTTGCTCAAGGTGGCGGTACCAGTCTTGAGGGGATCATCGGGTTTGTAGTATGTGCTAACACCATCCAAAGAGTATGATAGTTGGGACGAACAATCGTACGTCTCCATATATGACCCGCAAGATTTGTAGTCAACGTTTAGCTCGGACTCGAGAGCGGATATTTGTTTTAGGCCGATAAGGTTGGGATCCGTCTTCGGGCAGATCTCGACGATACTATCGCATGTTAGTGTTGTTGTCTCAATGGTTCATGCAGTGTGACATACCTTGACAGAGCTCCACTGATCTCACAGCAGTTGCAGCCCTCAATTTGCTGCAGATTGCTTCCCGCATCACCCGAATCAGCGTTGTTGGAACATGTCGCCGTCTGCTGAATGGCATCCTGGATATTGAGATAAACCTGCCCGACGTTACAAGAGCAAGCGCCTGGCGCATTCTTGGGAGCGGGAAAATAGGGAACAGGTTGCTTGGCAGTAGCGCAGTTCATGAAATACGAAACCATGTACTCCTGGTACTCGCATTCCCAGACCCTGTTCCAGCAGAAAGCCGCGTAGCAGTTGAAGTTGTCGACGTAATCCTGGCAGCTGCATGCGAGGAGCTCTTCCTGGCTGTTGTCGTGACGAGCTTGTGCGATGCAGCTgctcgtcttcttgctcGCAGAGGCCTGGCACTTTTCGAACCCTGATGCGTCGGCACAGCCTGAGCTTGTGAGTGTGACATCAGCTGCAGCGGCTAAAGCAGACAAGCTGACGAGAAAAGAGGCATATGCTTTCATGGTGCTCTGTCGTTGCTTGCCAAAGTAAAGTTACTGTACaaaggaggccaagacatTACTTGCTTAATGAAACTTGTGGTGTCCATAATATACTTTTGCAAGTCTCTTTCAGCTCTATACAAGGGTCTGTTGGCATATCCCGAGTTATCCGTATTCCGCCTTACGACAGAGGGTATTTGCTGAAATGGATAGAGAATGGAGCTTTCATTTAGCCTAGACTGACCACATACAGAAGGCGAGCCTGTCATGTCGTCCTGTTTATATTATAGGCCCACAGCGAGCGTGCCGAGATGCCGGGCTGAGATATTTATCCCAGCTCTCATATCCCTTTTGTCACGAAACATGGTGGTTGCTGCACTGTTTGGGCTACTGATCGAATAGATTTTCTGGTATTCTCATTGTGCTAATGAGTAAATCAATAATATAGGAGCTTTGAGAGCCAAGCACTTTTTGCTAACTGGAATTACTGCGTTGAGGATTCTTATATCAGTCCTTGCAAGTAGATGGGCGGGACCCTTTCGCGTCTTCAGCCTTATTGACATTTAATTCCGCTGATAGGCGGAAAAAGTCCGCTtatccatctccatcttaAAATAGCTTATCTGTTTTCTCCTATCAGACTGGGCATTTTTCTATcctctgttgctgctggtttCGTGTTTACTTAGCTAGCTAGTGCGGATCCCCGATAACACCTCAGGCATCCAATCACCGTCTGTATGCTACGGTTATTTTTGCCCGATCAAGCATGAGTAGGAAGCGTTATCCTGGTGGAACCTCCTCTCCGGAATACCGGAATGCGGGGTGGCGCGTCTGGGCGCTCAATTAAGAGAGAACATCTGCCGGGATGTgaatatcatcatcgctctGTAAATGCAGCGGGCTCCGGCTGTGACCATGTCGGACGAGTCACAAAGACGCCGTGCGAAGAAGGTGAAAACACGGAGTTAGTGTATCTCAGAGATGTGAAAGACTTGACTAACAGGCGTGTCTAGCTGGCTGTCCTAATTGCAAGAGACGCGTAAGTCGCGGCCTTGTCGAAACGAGAAATCCGTTATAATACTAACTtttgagaaaagaaagtgaAGTGCGATGAACAGCTGCCAGGATGTAAGAGGTGCGCGAAAATTGGAGTCGAATGTCCCGGCTATCATAAGCCTGTGAAATGGTCAGTCAAGTATGAGAGATACTTGGTTAATTCATCACCGACTGCGGGAAACTCCTTTCATTGGGTTGAATCAGGTGCCAAAAATCCATCAAACTCGACGCAGCTGAAATCAGGGCCTGCAAGCCACGAGACTCAGAATGACAACGAGTCCGAGGTACAAGCACCCTGTCCTTTCACGCAAGGTTCTAGTTCGAGTTTATCTGATGCCAGGGAGCACTTGGAGGACAGGATAGAAATACAACCACCCTCCACGTCGAATTCAGATCAATACTCGACATTATACGACGATCTCCAAGTGGATGAGGAATTTCCTCTTGCGCTAGAGGCCGTAGATGATGCCTCTTTTTGCCTGACGTCCTACACACCAACTCCACAGACATCACTCATCCTGGATCACTACTTTACAACAGTTTGCCATTTCAACTCATCCTTCGACTCGGCGAATAACCCGTTCCGATCAGAAGTTGCCAGAATGATGGCCGACTCACCCCTACTCTTCAGCTGCGTGCTGAGCATGTCCGCAGCTCATTTGTACCAAGGCGACAAAAACAGCAGCTATGTTCCATTGGAGTTCCAGACTGAGGCAATGTCACATCTCTCGCAAACATTGTCCGAGCTTCCTATAAGCAAGGAATGCGCGGTGCATGATAACCGACCTACAGTCTTGGTATCTCGGGAGAGGATTCTGAACGTTTCAGATGACTTGCTCTTGAGCATTATATTCCTGGGAATGACTGCAGTAAGTATATATGCCCCTTTGAGCTGATCAAGACTCACATGTTGACTCACTAGGCTTGGCATGATGTCTCTGCAACTGGTCTGCCACATCTCCATGGGTCACGACAACTGTTCAAATCATGGATAGCATTCAACAAACTCACAAACATGGACAACAGAAGACAAATGACAAAAACACAAACATTCGTGGTCTCATCTATGGTATATTGGGAAGCTATGAGCTCAGCGCTCTTCGACCAGCAATATGAAGACTTATCACATCTCAGCATATTTTGTGATCCCCATCCCCCAGCACTCATTCAGCCTTGTCCATGGACTGGCGTTGCAACGCCCATTTTTGTGTTTCTTGCAATGACACTGACACTGGTGCGGAACAACCAGGCTTTAAGGAGCTTGCGGGTTTTTGAGTCTGGAGAGAGTCATCGGAAGGCTTTGTATACTGAATTACTCATCAAAGCAACCAGTCTTGAACGTGAGATTGTGGAGTATCGGCTGCCCTTTGTTGGTCTTATTGACAACATTGGGGATCCATGCACAACGCCTGATCACTTGCTGGCTATTTCTCGCTGTTATCGCATGGCTGCCCTATTAGAGCTCTACTCTGCATTCCCGGAAACAACGGGGAAAGAGGAGAGGCCAGACGGTGCTATTGATCTTGGCCATAGCGATGACAGGCCACACCTAGTCATGGGACTGGCATTCAGCATATTGGAAACCTTGGAAAAAATTCCGGATGACTCAGGGACAATATCGATACAGCTTCTGTCACTACTGATCGCTGGTAGTGTACTGGGGCCTGTTTGTCCAAAGGGAGAAGGTCTAGGATTGAAGAGATTGGAAACACTTCGTCTGCGAACATTTGTTCGACAGCGGATTCACAAGATGTATGCGGCTGTTCGTTTGGGGCCAATTGGAAACGCTATGCTCATACTAGAGGAGGTTTGGGCGCGTATGGACATCTTACCGGCAGTTCAGAATGTGAGCTCGGCGATGTCGAACTGTCACTGGATAGATATCATGTCGGAGAAGAGACTAGAAACAATGTTTGGATGACCCGTTAAACTTGGAGATTACCACTGGTAACAGAAGAAGGGTTCACTGTGTTATGAAAAAGCTGTTATATTGGCCTGCGATTATCTACAGATGCACTCGGTTAATTGATCCTTTTCTTTTGTATTGCATCTTCCGTCAAGTAAATGCCGTATTCTGTATTGCAAGCAAAGTCTGGGGTTTAAATCATCAGAAGCGTTGTTTCCGTCGCTCACATGTTTCAGTCTAGTACTAAAATGGATGTAAAGTGCGAGGTTGCTCAGCCTCGGAACGTCGGAATGACCACTTTGGCCATCTTATCAGTAACCTCGTACATTTTGTCCCAATCAGGAAGTGAGCCCATGAGACCTCCAGTGCATTTAAGATGGCCATGTTTCTATCAATGACCCTGAGAATATTCTCACAGGATCcttttctcatcagcatAGCATCTAGTCATTATGCCAACTTCAAAAGAAGGTTATCTCTGGACCCCCAACGGCCTCACAACTGGCCTTGAAACAGACTCTGTTATCAAGGGTACATCCGAGCCAGCACTCCTTGACAAGTATGATGTTGTTGTAATTGGAACAGGCTTTGCTGGACTTATCGCTGCTCGAAACATCAGTTTGACCACCGGTaaggttcttcttgtcgaagGCCGCGATCGCATCGGCGGAAGAACATGGACTGCCAAAGCTTTAGgtgaggagtttgagatggGAGGGACATGGGTTCATTGGTAAGTCCATTATGAGACGGCGAATGAATAGGTCTAATGCAGTGTATCTAGGGGCCAGCCGCACGTTTACTCGGAGATTCATCGCTACAATCTTCAAGGCAACCTCAAGACCTCGTCAGGAACAGCAGACGCCAAGTACACGGCCTATAGTGCAAGTTTTGCTGGTCCAACCAACCTTGATACTAAAGAGACAAACCAAACAGTCCAGAAAGTTGCTGATGCTTTCTTTGCCATTGACGGCTTGACCAGTTGTGATTTAATGCCATATCCCCACGATCCATTGCGCGAACCTGCGCTGTGGAAGAAATACGAGCATCTCTCCGCCAAAGATCGGCTCGATCAGTTGGACATTCCCCAGGTCGAGAAGGACATGTTTGATGCCATGATTAGCTCTTTTGGCTCTGTGCCTGGTTCTCAATGTGGATTTGTTGAAGTGCTGCGGTGGTATGCACTTGGTAGCCATTCAATGGCTGGCGTTTTCGAGCGTGCTGGGCTCTGTAAGCTTGGAAATGGCGGTATGACATCTTTGGCACTGGCGATACTGTCTGAGTATAGGGGACACTTACTGTTCAATACTGTGGTTGAGAAAATCGACCAGAAAAGCAACGGGGTTACGTTGATTGCAAAGAACGGTCGACGTATCGAAGCCAAATACGCGATCTCGACTATCCCG
Coding sequences within:
- a CDS encoding lysyl oxidase-like protein 2/3/4; this encodes MPTSKEGYLWTPNGLTTGLETDSVIKGTSEPALLDKYDVVVIGTGFAGLIAARNISLTTGKVLLVEGRDRIGGRTWTAKALGEEFEMGGTWVHWGQPHVYSEIHRYNLQGNLKTSSGTADAKYTAYSASFAGPTNLDTKETNQTVQKVADAFFAIDGLTSCDLMPYPHDPLREPALWKKYEHLSAKDRLDQLDIPQVEKDMFDAMISSFGSVPGSQCGFVEVLRWYALGSHSMAGVFERAGLCKLGNGGMTSLALAILSEYRGHLLFNTVVEKIDQKSNGVTLIAKNGRRIEAKYAISTIPLNCLSDISFNPPLSPLRQEAVKAGHINQGAKIHFKLKQTEPGWFAMASGYGKSPWCFAFSDHNGNTSKNSGTYCIGFGYGGHLADPRASGDIITSFKEHLKPDADVEAYLTHDWMNDDLAKGTWSCWGPGPAMSRWLKELKTPHGRVFFASADWADGWRGFVDGAIESGITISFSIIRLLYWESSLFKL